One Methanohalophilus mahii DSM 5219 genomic window carries:
- a CDS encoding tRNA (guanine(10)-N(2))-dimethyltransferase, whose protein sequence is MDTRKITEGTTEVEVPSAAIEDKLPVNSPVFYNSHMELNRDITVAATSVFVKEHFDFEERPPSEIDYVDAMAASGIRGLRIANEICLRTTLNDWDAEACEFIEQNIELNGLSDIAETSCRNANALLHEKRFNIVDLDPFGSPAPYLDAASRSAVHLLEVTATDTAPLCGAHLNSGIRKYAAVALNNEYHSEMGLRILLGSIARHLARHEKGMEVLLSHATRHYVRAYVGIKSGAKNADRTLKELGYVTHCGNCSYREWKKGYSVFMEQTCPECGNEMNSGGLLWLGKLHENIFCSKVMEEIEKRPLGKKKKACKIIQTCLDELDIPFFYDQHRLCKQLSVAAPRIEKTIEDLRDKGYEASRTHFSGMSFKTNAPISVIKQILSNMY, encoded by the coding sequence ATGGATACAAGAAAAATAACAGAAGGGACCACCGAAGTGGAGGTTCCTTCTGCTGCTATTGAAGACAAACTGCCTGTGAACTCACCGGTATTCTATAATTCCCATATGGAACTTAACCGGGATATTACCGTGGCAGCAACTTCTGTTTTTGTTAAGGAACATTTCGATTTTGAAGAAAGACCTCCTTCAGAGATCGATTATGTGGATGCAATGGCAGCTTCCGGAATCAGAGGGCTGCGCATAGCAAATGAGATATGTCTCAGGACGACACTTAATGACTGGGATGCAGAGGCCTGTGAGTTTATCGAGCAAAACATTGAACTCAATGGCCTGTCCGACATTGCTGAAACATCCTGCAGAAATGCAAATGCCCTCCTCCATGAAAAACGATTCAATATCGTGGATCTGGACCCTTTCGGAAGTCCTGCTCCCTATCTGGATGCTGCCAGTCGCTCTGCTGTACACCTGCTGGAGGTTACAGCTACTGACACTGCTCCTCTCTGCGGGGCTCATCTGAATTCCGGCATTCGTAAGTACGCTGCAGTTGCACTTAACAATGAATATCACAGTGAAATGGGACTGAGGATCCTTCTGGGGTCTATTGCCCGTCATCTGGCACGCCATGAGAAAGGAATGGAAGTATTGCTCTCTCACGCCACGCGCCATTATGTAAGGGCTTATGTAGGAATTAAAAGCGGGGCCAAAAACGCTGATCGCACACTTAAAGAGCTGGGTTATGTCACACATTGTGGCAATTGTAGTTACCGTGAATGGAAAAAAGGCTACTCTGTTTTCATGGAACAAACCTGCCCGGAATGTGGAAATGAAATGAATTCCGGGGGACTTCTCTGGCTTGGGAAGTTGCATGAGAATATTTTTTGTTCAAAGGTCATGGAAGAAATTGAAAAAAGACCACTTGGCAAGAAGAAAAAAGCCTGTAAAATAATCCAGACCTGTTTGGATGAACTTGATATTCCCTTCTTTTATGATCAGCACAGGCTATGCAAACAGCTTTCTGTGGCAGCTCCACGTATTGAAAAAACCATTGAGGACCTGAGGGATAAAGGGTATGAGGCCAGCAGGACACATTTCAGTGGGATGTCCTTTAAGACGAATGCCCCTATCAGTGTGATTAAGCAAATACTCTCTAATATGTATTGA
- a CDS encoding DUF2110 family protein — translation MQTELAIKVYSNTEQNLDAIAAKFADDLKDLDVKLGIDFSKNKWVVVDVDGDDAEFAIHFLKEKYGTPVYEPVAGKKYRGYIQSIKEDKIVVDIGKKFSITANGLKNLGTGSPDQVATRFGLIPYMPVKVEIVKTNEGEQVRFTGQQVDKLWEWKKSSTDRIIVNSVTRSQLKSVLKKTGHSRDIYGTERLGIMEHCVICRENTDGPGIVAEIGPKLNADMGVIRSEK, via the coding sequence ATGCAAACCGAACTGGCAATAAAAGTGTATTCAAATACTGAACAGAACCTTGATGCAATTGCTGCTAAATTTGCAGATGACCTTAAGGACCTTGACGTGAAGTTGGGAATAGATTTTTCTAAAAATAAATGGGTTGTCGTGGATGTGGATGGAGATGATGCGGAATTTGCGATTCATTTCCTGAAGGAAAAATATGGCACTCCGGTATATGAACCAGTAGCAGGGAAAAAATACCGCGGCTACATACAATCCATAAAAGAAGATAAAATTGTTGTAGATATTGGTAAAAAGTTCTCCATCACTGCAAACGGACTGAAAAATCTGGGAACCGGCAGTCCGGATCAGGTAGCAACTCGTTTTGGTCTGATTCCATATATGCCTGTTAAAGTGGAAATTGTCAAAACAAATGAAGGTGAACAGGTACGATTTACCGGTCAACAGGTCGATAAATTATGGGAATGGAAGAAATCTTCTACGGACAGGATTATTGTGAATTCAGTTACACGCTCCCAGCTTAAGTCTGTGCTGAAAAAAACAGGTCATAGCAGGGATATTTATGGTACTGAAAGGTTGGGAATTATGGAACATTGCGTTATATGCAGGGAAAATACGGATGGGCCGGGTATTGTTGCAGAGATTGGTCCAAAACTCAATGCTGATATGGGTGTAATCCGTTCAGAAAAGTAA
- a CDS encoding DUF2124 domain-containing protein, which translates to MEILEKSEGIGALLKNFASLARESQKIIFIGTPGFCTPFAEIAAYSLRKSSKQMGFIGNTDIENAKQLIPTDMGMQLGDTIDYHADTVVLLGGLAMPKIGVEPEELKTTLDSIFEKSQKKLLIGICFQSIFENQGWTDTLDFDYIIDSDMTVSLKKI; encoded by the coding sequence GTGGAAATACTTGAAAAATCCGAAGGAATAGGTGCATTGTTGAAAAATTTTGCATCCCTGGCCAGAGAATCGCAAAAAATCATTTTTATTGGAACTCCGGGTTTTTGTACTCCTTTTGCAGAAATTGCCGCTTATTCCCTGCGTAAAAGTTCCAAGCAAATGGGATTTATAGGCAATACTGATATCGAAAATGCAAAACAACTAATTCCCACGGATATGGGAATGCAACTCGGTGATACTATTGATTATCATGCTGATACGGTCGTATTGCTTGGTGGGCTTGCCATGCCCAAAATCGGAGTGGAACCAGAAGAATTGAAAACGACTCTTGATTCGATATTTGAAAAATCGCAAAAGAAATTGCTTATAGGCATCTGTTTCCAGTCGATATTTGAAAATCAGGGATGGACCGATACCCTGGATTTCGATTACATAATTGATTCGGACATGACAGTTTCCCTGAAGAAAATATAA
- a CDS encoding V4R domain-containing protein, which translates to MNATNRTALFATNNGFIAINGAVKLQIMDLLDKRPCSFDEIVQNTGKAKSTVSVHLNDLKKANLLRESVDAVDRRKKNYNLSSKYVACSQKPLDTHYYQSLENFSSTFSGETDFFQNVFCAFKAGFEAQGINHNPIVKHIGSDIGTQIANTFEQGDFFDSLEEVRSFWECYKLGKVQIEDTDPLTIEVKDCFECMSMPVIGHPICSFDEGMLEGILYKITGERHSIKEIECYATGDNHCLFIKV; encoded by the coding sequence ATGAACGCTACGAACCGCACGGCCCTTTTCGCTACGAATAATGGTTTCATTGCAATTAACGGTGCCGTTAAATTGCAGATAATGGATTTACTGGACAAAAGGCCATGTTCTTTCGATGAAATTGTCCAAAATACAGGGAAGGCCAAATCCACTGTATCAGTACATCTTAACGATCTTAAAAAAGCAAACCTATTGAGAGAATCAGTAGATGCGGTGGATAGGCGAAAAAAGAATTATAATTTATCCTCAAAATACGTAGCTTGTTCACAAAAACCTCTGGATACTCATTACTACCAAAGCCTGGAAAATTTCTCCAGCACATTTTCCGGTGAAACTGATTTTTTCCAGAATGTTTTCTGCGCTTTCAAGGCAGGCTTTGAAGCCCAGGGTATTAATCATAATCCTATCGTCAAACATATAGGAAGTGACATCGGCACACAGATCGCAAATACTTTTGAGCAAGGGGATTTCTTTGACAGCCTTGAAGAGGTACGTTCTTTCTGGGAATGCTATAAATTGGGAAAAGTACAGATCGAAGATACAGATCCTCTTACTATCGAAGTGAAAGATTGTTTTGAATGTATGTCAATGCCTGTTATTGGTCACCCAATATGCTCTTTTGATGAAGGAATGCTGGAAGGCATCTTATACAAGATCACCGGTGAGAGGCATTCAATAAAAGAAATAGAGTGTTATGCAACAGGGGATAACCATTGCCTTTTCATCAAGGTATGA
- a CDS encoding cupredoxin domain-containing protein, which translates to MKKIIILLIVISLLGLGCTTQDATDQGEQVPVNGEDNQSDEDYQPDEDVNGEDNVSEADETELEEYTPQEYRILLKNYNAIPRSLDINRTDTVIWRNEQSDPKRFFTIKSEEGLWDDQKLAFGKTFRYTFNETGQFKAYVPPWNGMNVTITVK; encoded by the coding sequence GGGCTGTACAACACAGGATGCTACAGATCAGGGTGAGCAGGTTCCTGTAAATGGTGAGGATAATCAGTCAGATGAAGATTACCAGCCAGATGAAGATGTGAATGGAGAAGATAATGTAAGTGAAGCCGATGAAACGGAATTGGAGGAATATACTCCGCAGGAATACAGAATTCTTTTGAAAAACTACAATGCAATTCCCAGGTCACTGGATATAAACAGGACAGATACGGTTATCTGGAGAAATGAACAGTCCGATCCCAAGAGATTTTTCACAATCAAAAGTGAAGAAGGCCTTTGGGACGACCAGAAATTGGCTTTTGGCAAAACTTTCCGTTATACATTCAACGAAACCGGCCAATTCAAAGCCTATGTTCCTCCCTGGAATGGCATGAATGTGACAATTACGGTTAAATAA
- a CDS encoding class I SAM-dependent methyltransferase yields MEENFAVIVPARDTEKVRFELQSRGLLDRRRKFVSRIVEGGSFVEIPVTDLVSGYEIKLQEQPEFYRQQMSLKERLAGKMNPEELEIIPSGWQILGNIIVVTISEKIIHRRLEIAEELLDMYPACDTVVRDLGIKGSLRQPKRQLVIGNTTETIHKENGCYFKLDVTEVMYSKGNLREKNRMSKLGTGEIVVDMFAGIGYFSLPMAVHSQPEQIYSIELNPVSFGYLKDNIRLNNVQHIVQPLHGNCAEITPKGVADRVIMGYVGGTADYLPAAIGALSKNGGILHFHEALAENLMFERPIGQIKKEAKMQGRTVEIMECRSIKKYSPGVWHVVVDARIW; encoded by the coding sequence ATGGAAGAAAATTTTGCAGTTATAGTACCCGCCAGGGATACTGAAAAAGTAAGATTTGAATTACAATCCAGGGGGTTGCTGGACCGGAGACGAAAATTCGTATCTCGCATTGTTGAAGGTGGAAGTTTTGTTGAAATTCCCGTCACAGATTTGGTAAGTGGATATGAAATAAAACTTCAGGAACAACCGGAGTTCTACCGTCAACAAATGAGTCTGAAAGAAAGGCTTGCCGGAAAAATGAATCCGGAGGAACTGGAAATAATCCCATCCGGCTGGCAAATCCTTGGAAACATTATAGTAGTTACCATTTCTGAAAAAATAATACACAGGAGACTGGAAATTGCTGAAGAATTATTGGATATGTATCCTGCCTGTGACACTGTTGTAAGGGATTTGGGTATCAAGGGAAGTTTACGCCAGCCAAAAAGACAGCTTGTGATTGGCAATACCACAGAAACAATACACAAAGAGAACGGCTGTTATTTCAAACTTGATGTGACGGAGGTCATGTATTCCAAAGGCAACCTCAGGGAAAAAAACAGGATGAGTAAACTTGGAACCGGGGAAATTGTTGTTGATATGTTTGCCGGAATTGGTTATTTCAGCCTCCCTATGGCAGTGCATTCCCAACCTGAACAAATATATTCGATTGAACTGAATCCTGTCTCATTTGGCTACCTCAAAGATAACATAAGGTTGAATAATGTACAACATATTGTACAACCCCTGCATGGCAATTGTGCAGAAATTACGCCAAAGGGAGTTGCTGACCGGGTAATTATGGGATATGTAGGAGGAACAGCGGATTATTTGCCTGCTGCAATTGGTGCATTAAGTAAAAATGGGGGCATATTGCATTTTCATGAAGCACTGGCTGAAAATTTAATGTTTGAGAGGCCGATTGGGCAGATTAAAAAGGAAGCAAAAATGCAGGGGAGAACTGTGGAGATTATGGAGTGTCGGAGTATAAAAAAATATTCACCGGGTGTCTGGCATGTTGTCGTGGACGCACGTATATGGTAA